One window from the genome of Sphingomicrobium arenosum encodes:
- a CDS encoding MFS transporter, which yields MSSETKPWSMAKVVTASSAGTAFEWYDFFIFGALASTIGQVFFAGLGETAGVIAALGLFAAGFAFRPLGAIIFGAMGDRVGRKATFLTTVSLMGGATFAIGLLPTYATAGIIAPILLIILRICQGTALGGEYGGAAIYVAEHADDNKRGAATGWIQSSAAFGLVAALLVIYFTRTTVGEEAFLEWGWRVPFLVSVLLLLISVWMRLKLSESPAFKKLQEAGEVTKTPLREAFAEKESLKQVLTAFFAFMAAQGALWYCAFFYVQVFLERNLGLPGAEVNWIILIVTLVSAPLYVFFGWLSDKVGRKPVMVGGMLLGLIAFWPGFHAITEAVNPRLAAAQEATPAVIETDLATCSVQFDLIGKAEFTSPCDIAAKTLSAKGIGYSKVASEDGSTAVRLGDNRVAVTDTGDAIAPALEAAGYPLSADPDEIDQPTLYFWLIVFTVAATALYGPQAAALVEMFPTRTRYTAMSLPYHIGTGWVGGFLPVTAFAIVAATGNIYAGLWYPLFFIGLSVICALLFWKERHGQPLH from the coding sequence ATGAGCAGCGAGACCAAGCCTTGGTCGATGGCCAAGGTCGTCACCGCATCGTCGGCGGGCACCGCCTTCGAATGGTACGATTTCTTCATCTTCGGCGCGCTCGCCAGCACCATCGGGCAGGTCTTCTTCGCCGGTCTTGGGGAAACGGCAGGCGTCATCGCTGCGCTCGGCCTGTTCGCCGCCGGCTTCGCCTTCCGTCCGCTGGGCGCGATCATCTTCGGCGCGATGGGCGACCGCGTGGGGCGCAAGGCGACCTTCCTCACTACCGTCAGCCTGATGGGCGGCGCGACCTTCGCCATCGGCCTCCTGCCGACCTATGCGACCGCGGGCATCATCGCCCCCATCCTCCTCATCATCCTGCGCATCTGCCAGGGCACCGCCTTGGGCGGCGAATATGGCGGCGCGGCCATCTATGTCGCCGAACATGCCGATGACAACAAGCGCGGCGCCGCGACAGGCTGGATTCAGTCGTCCGCCGCCTTCGGCCTCGTCGCCGCGCTGCTCGTCATCTATTTCACCCGCACCACGGTGGGCGAAGAAGCCTTCCTCGAATGGGGCTGGCGCGTGCCCTTCCTCGTGTCGGTCCTCCTGCTGCTCATCAGCGTGTGGATGCGTCTCAAGCTCTCCGAAAGCCCCGCCTTTAAGAAGCTCCAGGAAGCGGGCGAAGTCACCAAGACCCCGCTGCGCGAAGCCTTCGCCGAGAAGGAGTCGCTCAAGCAGGTACTCACGGCCTTCTTCGCCTTCATGGCCGCACAGGGCGCGCTTTGGTATTGCGCCTTCTTCTACGTCCAGGTCTTCCTCGAACGAAATCTCGGCCTGCCGGGCGCGGAAGTGAACTGGATCATCCTCATCGTCACGCTCGTCTCCGCGCCGCTCTATGTCTTCTTCGGCTGGTTGTCGGACAAGGTGGGGCGCAAGCCCGTCATGGTCGGCGGCATGCTGCTCGGCCTGATCGCCTTCTGGCCCGGCTTCCACGCCATTACCGAGGCGGTGAATCCCCGCCTCGCCGCCGCGCAGGAAGCGACCCCTGCCGTGATCGAGACCGACCTTGCCACCTGCTCGGTCCAGTTCGATCTCATCGGCAAGGCCGAATTCACCAGCCCCTGCGACATCGCCGCCAAGACGCTGTCGGCCAAGGGCATCGGCTATAGCAAGGTTGCGAGCGAGGACGGCAGTACTGCCGTTCGCCTCGGCGACAATCGCGTCGCGGTCACCGACACTGGCGATGCTATCGCCCCCGCGCTCGAGGCCGCCGGCTATCCCTTGAGCGCCGACCCCGACGAGATCGACCAGCCGACGCTCTACTTCTGGCTGATCGTCTTCACCGTCGCCGCCACCGCGCTCTACGGCCCGCAGGCCGCCGCGCTGGTCGAGATGTTCCCGACGCGCACGCGCTACACCGCGATGAGCCTGCCCTATCATATCGGCACCGGCTGGGTCGGCGGCTTCCTGCCCGTCACCGCCTTCGCCATCGTCGCGGCCACGGGCAACATCTACGCTGGCCTCTGGTACCCGCTCTTCTTCATTGGGCTCAGCGTCATCTGCGCGCTATTGTTCTGGAAGGAAAGGCACGGCCAGCCTCTCCACTAG
- a CDS encoding DUF3833 family protein, translating into MKRAASIVVGLALILAAVLAVQIARLPAVPLPETKSAFDPIAFFEGGSRGTGTISLVTGQTRALRVESMGLPQDDGALWLEQRIFEEGKAPRKRLWILRPLGDGRFGGSLTDATGPVTARVAGNRMTIAYDARGDVRIEQELALAPDGTVRNRLDVYKWGLNVARLDERIHPD; encoded by the coding sequence GTGAAGCGCGCCGCGTCGATCGTCGTCGGCCTTGCGCTGATCCTCGCTGCGGTCCTCGCGGTCCAGATCGCACGACTGCCCGCCGTTCCGCTGCCCGAAACCAAGAGCGCGTTCGACCCGATCGCCTTTTTCGAGGGCGGCAGTCGGGGGACAGGCACGATCTCTCTCGTCACGGGCCAGACCCGCGCGCTTCGCGTCGAAAGCATGGGGCTGCCTCAGGACGACGGCGCGCTCTGGCTCGAGCAGCGCATCTTCGAGGAAGGCAAAGCCCCACGCAAGCGGCTGTGGATCCTGCGTCCGCTGGGCGATGGTCGTTTTGGCGGCTCGCTGACCGATGCTACCGGCCCCGTGACCGCACGGGTCGCGGGCAATCGCATGACCATCGCCTATGACGCGCGCGGCGACGTGCGTATCGAACAGGAGCTGGCGCTGGCCCCCGACGGCACCGTCCGCAATCGCCTCGACGTCTATAAATGGGGCTTGAATGTCGCGCGCTTGGACGAAAGAATACACCCCGATTGA
- a CDS encoding HpcH/HpaI aldolase/citrate lyase family protein, whose translation MTDLPPPRSWLFVPADSEKKVAKALDSEADAIIFDLEDSVAPAAKSYARDLLKELGPRDGGPRWWVRINPMFAPEHREDLKLFSKAAFEGIVLPKAESEDDLTHLAHSTGSIPIHAIVTETPASLFALGSYKGTQAPLAAMSWGAEDLSAALGARSKYDRDGKLAFTYQLARSLCLAGAVAAGAQPVDGVYTDFRNDDGLKEEARAAASEGFTGKLAIHPAQVPIINAAFTPSDTEVARAKAIIDAFAANPDAGVLDVGGRMVDRPHLLQAKSLIARAKR comes from the coding sequence ATGACCGATCTCCCCCCGCCGCGCAGCTGGCTGTTCGTTCCTGCCGACAGCGAAAAGAAGGTCGCCAAGGCGCTCGACAGCGAAGCCGACGCGATCATCTTCGATCTTGAGGACAGCGTCGCCCCTGCCGCCAAGAGCTACGCCCGCGACCTGTTGAAGGAACTCGGCCCCCGCGATGGCGGCCCGCGCTGGTGGGTCCGCATCAACCCGATGTTCGCGCCCGAACATCGCGAAGACCTCAAGCTCTTCTCCAAGGCCGCGTTCGAAGGCATCGTCCTGCCCAAGGCCGAGAGCGAGGATGACCTTACGCATCTCGCCCATTCGACCGGCTCGATTCCCATCCACGCCATCGTCACCGAGACGCCCGCCAGCCTGTTCGCGCTGGGCAGCTACAAGGGCACGCAAGCCCCGCTCGCCGCGATGAGCTGGGGCGCCGAGGACTTGTCCGCCGCGCTCGGCGCGCGCTCCAAATATGACCGCGACGGCAAGCTCGCCTTCACCTACCAGCTCGCCCGCTCGCTCTGCCTTGCAGGCGCGGTCGCCGCCGGTGCGCAGCCGGTCGACGGCGTCTATACCGATTTCCGCAACGATGACGGCCTCAAGGAAGAAGCGCGCGCCGCCGCGTCCGAGGGCTTCACCGGCAAGCTCGCCATCCACCCCGCACAGGTGCCGATCATCAATGCCGCCTTCACGCCGTCCGATACCGAGGTCGCGCGCGCCAAGGCCATCATCGACGCCTTTGCGGCCAACCCGGATGCCGGGGTGCTCGATGTCGGCGGGCGCATGGTAGACCGCCCACACCTACTCCAAGCCAAGTCGCTTATCGCCCGCGCCAAGCGGTGA
- a CDS encoding MaoC family dehydratase, whose product MAGRFFDQWSVGDVVAHPITRTVTETDNLLITTLTHNPQPLHLDHEAAADTEFGKPLVNSCFTFSLAVGISVGETTLSTLVANLGYDELKFPKPVFVGDTLRIESECLALRESKSRPGAGIVTWEHRAFNQRDELVLSFKRSALLKKFA is encoded by the coding sequence ATGGCAGGACGATTTTTCGATCAATGGTCGGTGGGCGACGTCGTCGCGCATCCCATCACGCGCACGGTGACCGAGACCGACAATCTCCTCATCACCACCCTCACCCACAATCCGCAGCCGCTGCACCTCGATCACGAGGCCGCCGCCGACACCGAATTCGGCAAACCGCTCGTCAACAGCTGCTTCACCTTCAGCCTCGCGGTCGGCATTTCGGTGGGAGAGACCACCTTAAGCACGCTCGTCGCCAATCTCGGCTATGACGAACTGAAATTCCCCAAACCCGTCTTCGTCGGCGACACGCTGCGCATCGAAAGCGAATGCCTTGCCCTGCGCGAATCAAAGTCGCGCCCCGGTGCGGGCATCGTCACCTGGGAACATCGCGCCTTCAACCAGCGCGATGAGCTCGTCTTGTCCTTCAAGCGTTCCGCGCTCCTCAAGAAGTTCGCGTAA
- a CDS encoding transketolase — protein MSIDTAALAALDERLRWLASWTIHHANHIRPKADGVKVGGHQASSASISAIMAALYFDAMDENDRIAVKPHAGPILHAIHYLLGSQSREKLENFRGLGGAQSYPSRTKDVIPVDFSTGSVGLGVAITLFSSLMQDYLVAHGRLAEADKGRFIALIGDAELDEGNIYEAIIEGAKHDVRNLWWIVDYNRQSLDATSADRMFERFDDIFSACGWRTVELRFGKKLTEALGAKGGKAVRDWLEALPNADFAALHYQGGAAWRQRLSDDLGKKATAFLAAHEDDEQLGELMTDLGGHCMETLTHAFAEAKKDDVPTFFIAWTVKGFGLPFAGHKDNHAGLMNPTQIQAWRDDLGIAEGEEWAPLAGLSDNMAPKVEALLEAARIKRDKRPRSFGSVPIPTLPAPEGEEQSTQAAFGRILMDLSKAGGELADRIVTTSPDVTVSTNLGAWVNSRGLFKRREMEDVFAKAKIPSAQKWGATDQGQHIELGIAESNLFLMLAAAGLTGDHWHERLFPIGTLYDPFIARGLDSLNYGCYQDARFLLVATPSGLTLGPEGGAHQSINPPLIAMGQPGLRHYEPAFADELAAMMEHAFRLIDDPDGESTYLRLSTRPVEQVARADDDWKDGALQGAYWLREPADGAEAAIIAMGALMPEALAAHEELSADIPGLGLLAVTSPDLLHRGWTAAQAARWQGSRTPSHIETLLSRLDQRAGLVTLCDAAPASLSWLGGVLGQRVAPLGVERFGQTGNLADLYATYRLDGKAITEAMAEILLT, from the coding sequence ATGAGCATCGACACCGCCGCCTTGGCCGCGCTCGACGAGCGCCTGCGCTGGCTTGCCAGCTGGACCATTCACCACGCCAATCACATCCGCCCCAAGGCGGACGGGGTGAAGGTCGGCGGGCACCAGGCCAGCTCGGCCTCGATCAGCGCCATCATGGCCGCGCTCTATTTCGACGCCATGGACGAGAACGACCGGATCGCGGTCAAGCCGCACGCCGGCCCCATCCTCCACGCCATCCACTATCTCTTGGGCTCGCAGAGCCGCGAGAAACTCGAGAATTTCCGTGGCCTCGGCGGCGCGCAAAGCTATCCCAGCCGCACCAAAGACGTCATCCCCGTCGACTTTTCGACGGGCAGCGTGGGCCTCGGCGTCGCGATCACCCTCTTCTCCAGCCTGATGCAGGATTATCTCGTCGCCCATGGCCGCCTTGCCGAGGCCGACAAGGGCCGCTTCATCGCGCTGATCGGCGATGCCGAACTCGACGAGGGCAATATCTACGAGGCCATCATCGAGGGCGCCAAGCATGACGTCCGCAACCTGTGGTGGATCGTCGATTACAACCGCCAGAGCCTCGATGCGACCAGCGCAGACAGGATGTTCGAGCGGTTCGACGACATTTTTTCCGCCTGCGGCTGGCGCACCGTCGAATTGCGTTTCGGCAAGAAGCTGACCGAGGCGCTCGGTGCCAAGGGCGGCAAGGCGGTGCGCGACTGGCTCGAAGCGCTCCCCAACGCCGACTTCGCCGCGCTCCATTATCAGGGCGGCGCGGCGTGGCGCCAGCGCCTGTCCGATGATCTTGGCAAGAAAGCCACGGCCTTCCTCGCCGCGCACGAGGACGACGAGCAGCTCGGCGAATTGATGACCGACCTCGGCGGCCATTGCATGGAAACGCTCACTCATGCCTTTGCCGAGGCTAAGAAGGACGACGTGCCGACCTTCTTCATCGCCTGGACCGTGAAAGGCTTCGGCCTGCCTTTCGCAGGGCACAAGGACAATCACGCTGGGCTGATGAACCCGACGCAGATCCAGGCGTGGCGCGATGATCTCGGCATCGCCGAAGGTGAGGAATGGGCCCCGCTTGCAGGCCTGTCCGACAATATGGCCCCCAAGGTCGAAGCACTGCTCGAGGCCGCCCGCATCAAGCGCGACAAGCGCCCGCGTAGTTTCGGCTCGGTCCCCATCCCCACCCTTCCCGCCCCCGAGGGCGAGGAGCAATCGACGCAGGCCGCCTTTGGCCGCATCCTCATGGACCTGTCTAAGGCAGGCGGGGAGCTCGCCGACCGGATCGTCACCACCTCGCCCGACGTCACCGTCTCGACCAACCTCGGGGCCTGGGTGAACAGCCGCGGCCTGTTCAAGCGCCGCGAGATGGAAGACGTTTTCGCCAAGGCCAAGATCCCCAGCGCGCAGAAATGGGGTGCCACCGACCAGGGGCAGCATATCGAGCTCGGCATCGCCGAATCCAACCTCTTCCTCATGCTCGCCGCCGCCGGTCTCACCGGCGATCATTGGCACGAGCGCCTGTTCCCCATCGGCACGCTCTACGACCCTTTCATCGCGCGCGGCCTCGATAGCCTCAACTACGGCTGCTATCAGGACGCCCGCTTCCTGCTCGTCGCCACGCCGTCGGGCCTGACGCTGGGCCCCGAGGGCGGCGCGCACCAGTCGATCAACCCGCCGCTGATCGCCATGGGCCAGCCCGGCCTCCGTCATTACGAACCCGCCTTCGCCGACGAACTTGCCGCGATGATGGAGCACGCCTTCCGCCTCATCGACGACCCCGATGGCGAAAGCACCTATCTCCGCCTCTCCACCCGCCCGGTCGAACAGGTCGCGCGCGCCGATGACGACTGGAAAGACGGTGCGCTCCAAGGCGCCTATTGGCTGCGCGAGCCCGCGGACGGCGCCGAGGCCGCCATCATCGCCATGGGCGCGCTGATGCCCGAAGCGCTCGCCGCTCATGAGGAACTGTCCGCCGACATCCCCGGCCTCGGCCTCCTCGCCGTCACCTCGCCCGACCTCCTCCACCGCGGCTGGACAGCGGCGCAGGCCGCCCGCTGGCAGGGCTCCCGCACCCCGAGCCACATCGAGACGCTTCTGTCGCGCCTCGACCAGCGTGCCGGCCTTGTCACCCTGTGCGATGCCGCGCCCGCTTCGCTGTCCTGGCTCGGCGGCGTCCTCGGCCAGCGTGTCGCCCCGCTGGGCGTCGAGCGTTTTGGCCAGACCGGCAACCTCGCCGATCTCTACGCTACCTACCGGCTCGACGGAAAAGCGATCACCGAGGCGATGGCCGAGATTCTCCTCACTTGA
- a CDS encoding calcium/sodium antiporter — translation MPSWLAILLGLLLLAAGGEFLVRGTVGLARKLGISPLLAGLTIVGFGTSAPELMTSIQAALSGVPDMAVGNVIGSNIANILLILGLSAIITHIPILPRAFYRDGAAMSLAAIMIVVGAFIGGFGRGFGLLLVALLIAYILTAYLTDRRVADEESARHEKAEGQKPQARSGTFLLLVMAAGGIAGVVFGAQFLIDGATAIARGWGVSEAVIGLTIVAAGTSLPELVACAAAAMKKEPDVALGNIVGSCIYNVFGILGITAVIQPLAVPPQIAAFDIWMLLGTTGLLMLFLRTGWTIKRWEGAAFLAAYAAYVGWLAMGAAGG, via the coding sequence ATGCCCAGCTGGCTCGCCATCCTCCTTGGTCTTCTCCTCCTCGCCGCCGGCGGCGAATTCCTCGTTCGCGGTACTGTCGGCCTTGCGCGCAAGCTCGGTATCTCGCCGCTGCTCGCGGGTCTCACCATCGTCGGCTTCGGCACGTCGGCGCCCGAATTGATGACCAGCATCCAGGCCGCCTTGTCGGGCGTCCCAGACATGGCGGTCGGCAATGTCATCGGCTCGAACATCGCCAACATCCTCCTGATCCTCGGCCTGTCCGCGATCATCACCCACATCCCGATCCTGCCGCGCGCCTTCTATCGCGACGGGGCGGCGATGAGCCTTGCCGCGATCATGATCGTCGTCGGCGCCTTCATCGGCGGCTTCGGGCGTGGTTTCGGCCTGCTCCTCGTCGCGCTGCTGATCGCCTATATCCTCACCGCCTATCTCACCGACCGCCGCGTCGCGGATGAGGAAAGCGCGCGCCATGAAAAGGCCGAGGGCCAGAAACCCCAGGCCCGCTCGGGCACGTTCCTCCTTCTTGTCATGGCGGCAGGCGGCATCGCCGGCGTCGTGTTCGGCGCCCAATTCCTGATCGACGGAGCTACCGCCATCGCCCGCGGCTGGGGCGTATCGGAGGCCGTCATCGGCCTCACCATCGTCGCCGCCGGCACGAGCCTGCCCGAACTGGTCGCCTGCGCTGCCGCCGCCATGAAGAAGGAGCCCGACGTCGCGCTCGGCAATATCGTCGGCAGCTGCATTTACAACGTCTTCGGCATTCTCGGCATCACCGCCGTCATCCAGCCCCTCGCCGTGCCGCCGCAGATCGCCGCCTTCGACATCTGGATGTTGCTCGGCACCACCGGCTTGCTCATGCTCTTCCTGCGCACCGGCTGGACCATCAAACGCTGGGAAGGCGCCGCCTTCCTCGCCGCTTATGCCGCCTATGTCGGCTGGCTGGCCATGGGCGCTGCTGGCGGCTAA
- a CDS encoding GGDEF domain-containing protein has translation MQVSLYTLMLFLVAGLAAIVMFVRIGAERHAATSYLASALLFGGVATWLFDAGGDGPWTRAALYIIDPLVIWGVVQAIRLALGGEHSPPWMLRLLFAAIAASLGLLLLGASIRVEYLPAITAQVIVYLDGIRFLCRAKPGRIRTGLLVSMGVMTLTALVRLPFFPTLLDAGRAYPLFDADWLQGFLLVTTSFAVPAVTGFIIAAVIQRQLGIYRHQSQHDELTGLLTRRAFSDNVRDHQPGFGAIVLTDIDFFKAVNDRHGHGVGDDVIRLFAELLNAAAPVAGRFGGEEFAIALPGYSLARAAEVAESLRAAFAAVRHSSFAPDQRLSASFGVAPYFRRRPLDTSYAEADRALYRAKNMGRNAVCIFGTNEFERGAAQKTA, from the coding sequence GTGCAAGTCAGTCTTTACACCCTCATGCTGTTTCTCGTCGCGGGTCTCGCCGCGATCGTGATGTTCGTGCGCATCGGCGCCGAGCGCCATGCCGCGACCAGCTATCTGGCGAGCGCCCTCTTGTTCGGCGGTGTCGCGACTTGGTTGTTCGATGCCGGCGGCGACGGGCCGTGGACGCGCGCGGCCCTCTACATCATCGACCCGCTGGTCATCTGGGGGGTGGTGCAGGCGATCCGCCTCGCGCTCGGCGGTGAGCACTCGCCGCCGTGGATGCTGCGCCTGCTCTTCGCCGCCATCGCCGCCTCGCTCGGCCTCCTCCTCCTCGGCGCGTCGATCCGCGTCGAATATCTCCCCGCCATCACCGCGCAGGTTATCGTCTATCTCGACGGCATCCGTTTTCTTTGCCGCGCCAAGCCGGGGCGCATCCGCACCGGGCTGCTCGTCTCCATGGGCGTGATGACGCTGACCGCGCTCGTCCGCCTGCCCTTTTTCCCGACCCTGCTCGACGCCGGCCGCGCCTATCCGCTGTTCGACGCCGACTGGTTGCAAGGCTTCCTCCTCGTCACCACCAGCTTCGCGGTGCCGGCCGTCACCGGCTTCATCATCGCCGCGGTCATCCAGCGCCAACTCGGCATCTACCGCCACCAGTCGCAACATGACGAACTGACTGGCCTCCTCACCCGCCGCGCTTTTTCCGACAATGTGCGCGACCACCAACCCGGCTTCGGCGCCATCGTCCTCACCGACATCGACTTCTTCAAGGCTGTCAACGATCGCCACGGCCATGGTGTCGGCGACGATGTCATCCGCCTTTTTGCCGAGCTCCTGAACGCCGCGGCCCCCGTCGCCGGACGGTTCGGCGGCGAGGAGTTCGCCATCGCCCTGCCCGGCTATTCGCTGGCTCGCGCGGCCGAGGTCGCCGAATCCCTGCGCGCCGCCTTCGCCGCGGTCCGCCATAGCAGCTTCGCGCCCGACCAGCGGCTCAGCGCCAGTTTCGGCGTGGCCCCCTATTTCCGCCGGCGCCCGCTCGACACCAGCTATGCCGAGGCCGACCGCGCGCTCTACCGCGCCAAGAACATGGGCCGCAACGCGGTGTGCATCTTCGGCACCAACGAATTCGAGCGCGGCGCCGCCCAGAAGACCGCCTGA
- a CDS encoding winged helix-turn-helix transcriptional regulator produces the protein MDVTTRQVEADEPELEHLHLAGCKNVAPVLNRVGDKWSMLIVMVLATGSRRFNELKREVDGISQRMLTRSLRGLERDGLVNRAVTPSIPPRVDYDLTELGRSLTGPVKALGDWAIDHIGCIRAAQERYDAAEDR, from the coding sequence ATGGATGTGACCACGCGACAAGTCGAAGCCGACGAGCCCGAGCTCGAACATCTCCATCTCGCGGGCTGCAAGAATGTCGCCCCCGTCCTCAACCGTGTCGGCGACAAATGGTCGATGCTGATCGTCATGGTGTTGGCCACCGGCAGCCGCCGCTTCAACGAATTGAAGCGCGAGGTGGACGGCATCTCGCAGCGCATGCTGACCCGGTCCCTGCGTGGCCTCGAGCGCGACGGCCTCGTCAATCGCGCCGTCACCCCCTCCATTCCGCCCCGGGTCGATTACGATCTCACCGAACTCGGCCGCTCGCTCACCGGCCCCGTGAAGGCACTCGGCGATTGGGCGATCGACCATATCGGATGCATTCGCGCCGCACAGGAGCGCTACGACGCCGCCGAGGACCGCTGA
- a CDS encoding FMN-dependent NADH-azoreductase, with translation MTILHIDSSTQGQASVTRELTAYAVGKMAGEKVDRLDLVADPIPHLVGRPEANAFVAQLKAADTIVIGAPTYNFSVPSQLKAWFDRVAVAGETFRYTEKGPEGLLRDKRVIVMIASGGVYEEGSSFEHNQSYVRAIFQFMGLEPEFVIANGVAMSEERRAEAIAEAKAKIDRIAASREFA, from the coding sequence ATGACCATTCTTCATATCGACAGTTCGACGCAAGGGCAGGCCAGCGTGACGCGTGAGCTCACGGCTTATGCGGTGGGCAAGATGGCGGGCGAGAAGGTGGATCGTCTCGATCTCGTCGCTGATCCCATCCCGCACCTCGTCGGGCGGCCTGAGGCGAATGCGTTCGTCGCGCAGCTCAAGGCCGCAGACACGATCGTCATCGGTGCCCCGACATATAATTTTTCGGTGCCGAGCCAGCTCAAGGCCTGGTTCGACCGGGTCGCGGTGGCGGGCGAGACGTTCCGCTACACCGAGAAGGGGCCCGAAGGGTTGCTGCGCGACAAGCGCGTGATCGTGATGATCGCCTCGGGCGGGGTCTATGAGGAAGGCTCGAGCTTCGAGCATAATCAGAGTTATGTCCGCGCCATCTTCCAGTTCATGGGGCTGGAGCCCGAATTCGTCATCGCCAATGGCGTTGCGATGAGCGAGGAACGCCGCGCCGAAGCGATTGCCGAGGCCAAGGCGAAGATCGACCGGATCGCCGCGAGCCGCGAATTCGCTTGA
- a CDS encoding dihydrolipoamide acetyltransferase family protein produces the protein MGTYNFKLPDIGEGIAEAEIVEWHVKLGDMIEEDAHLADMMTDKATVEMESPVAGKVVKLAGEVGDMIAIGSVLVEIETEGDAPKADEAPAPAAEEEMPLGDGAEEPTEAQEEQIPVVDKAEAAPAPTPEPEVHVEAKGDKVLASPTVRQRARDLGIDLAQVKTTSDRVRHADLDAYLLYNGGSVSHGGSAPRADETIKVVGMRRKIAENMQAAKRKIPHFTLVDEFDMTALEETRAMMNRDRGSKPKLTVLPFLITAMAKALPDFPMLNATYDDEANIITRSGAMHLGMAAQTDAGLMVPVIKNAEAKSVWQLASEINRLAEEARSGKIDRADLQGATISLSSLGPMGGLVSTPVISPPQVAIIAVNKMQELPVIEDGEIVAKKKMNLSLSCDHRVVDGWDAASFLQHLRSFIENPIRLLSA, from the coding sequence ATGGGTACCTACAACTTCAAGCTCCCCGACATCGGCGAAGGCATCGCCGAGGCCGAGATCGTCGAATGGCACGTGAAGCTCGGCGACATGATCGAGGAAGACGCCCATCTCGCCGACATGATGACCGACAAGGCCACGGTGGAAATGGAAAGCCCCGTCGCCGGCAAGGTCGTGAAGCTGGCGGGCGAGGTCGGCGACATGATCGCCATCGGCTCGGTCCTCGTCGAGATCGAAACCGAGGGTGACGCGCCCAAGGCCGACGAGGCACCCGCCCCCGCCGCCGAGGAGGAAATGCCGCTCGGTGACGGCGCCGAAGAGCCGACCGAGGCGCAGGAAGAGCAAATTCCAGTCGTCGACAAGGCTGAGGCAGCCCCTGCCCCCACGCCCGAACCCGAAGTCCACGTCGAAGCGAAGGGCGACAAGGTCCTCGCCTCGCCGACCGTTCGCCAGCGCGCGCGCGACCTCGGCATCGACCTTGCGCAGGTCAAGACCACCTCAGATCGCGTCCGTCACGCCGATCTCGACGCCTACCTCCTCTACAATGGCGGCAGCGTCAGTCACGGCGGCTCGGCCCCGCGCGCCGACGAGACCATCAAGGTCGTCGGCATGCGCCGCAAGATCGCCGAGAATATGCAGGCGGCCAAGCGCAAGATCCCGCATTTCACGTTGGTCGACGAATTCGACATGACCGCGCTCGAGGAAACGCGCGCCATGATGAACAGGGATCGCGGGTCGAAGCCCAAGCTGACCGTCCTGCCCTTCCTCATCACCGCGATGGCCAAGGCACTGCCCGATTTCCCGATGCTCAACGCCACCTATGACGACGAGGCGAATATCATCACCCGATCGGGCGCGATGCATCTCGGCATGGCGGCGCAGACCGATGCGGGCCTCATGGTCCCCGTCATCAAGAACGCCGAAGCCAAGTCGGTGTGGCAGCTCGCATCCGAGATCAACCGCCTCGCTGAAGAAGCGCGCTCGGGCAAGATCGACCGCGCCGACCTCCAGGGCGCGACCATTTCGCTGTCGTCGCTCGGCCCGATGGGCGGCCTCGTCTCGACCCCCGTGATCAGCCCGCCGCAGGTGGCGATCATCGCGGTTAACAAGATGCAGGAACTGCCCGTCATCGAGGATGGCGAGATCGTCGCCAAGAAGAAGATGAACCTCTCGCTGTCATGCGACCACCGCGTCGTCGATGGCTGGGACGCAGCTAGCTTCCTCCAGCATCTTCGCAGCTTCATCGAAAACCCGATCCGGCTGCTCAGCGCCTGA